A region of Jonquetella anthropi DSM 22815 DNA encodes the following proteins:
- a CDS encoding DNA-3-methyladenine glycosylase I, whose amino-acid sequence MDRVTRCPWPGNDGLYQAYHDLEWGRPCWDERSLFELLVLEGAQAGLSWLTILRRREGYRAAFCRFDPEAVARFDERKVDELAADPRIIRNRRKIEAAITNARAWLALRDRVDPAAWLWETVGGSPVINRYDRQEQVPAQTDLSRFLSRRLKEAGFVFVGPTICYAFMQSSGMVCDHLTSCFCHPDNGPFGPRKNS is encoded by the coding sequence TTGGACCGAGTAACGCGCTGCCCTTGGCCCGGAAACGACGGGCTTTACCAGGCGTATCACGACCTCGAATGGGGGCGGCCATGCTGGGACGAGAGATCTCTGTTTGAGCTTTTGGTCCTTGAGGGCGCTCAGGCCGGACTGAGCTGGCTGACGATCCTTCGCCGCCGGGAAGGGTACCGAGCCGCGTTTTGTCGCTTTGACCCGGAGGCCGTCGCTCGGTTCGACGAACGGAAGGTCGACGAACTGGCCGCTGACCCCCGGATCATACGAAACCGGCGAAAAATCGAGGCGGCGATAACGAACGCCCGCGCTTGGCTCGCCCTGCGTGACCGAGTTGACCCAGCCGCGTGGCTGTGGGAAACCGTCGGCGGCTCCCCTGTGATCAACCGGTATGACCGACAGGAGCAGGTGCCGGCTCAAACGGACCTCTCGCGGTTTCTCAGCCGACGGTTGAAAGAGGCCGGCTTCGTCTTCGTCGGCCCGACGATCTGCTACGCGTTCATGCAGTCGTCCGGCATGGTCTGCGATCACCTCACGTCGTGCTTCTGTCACCCGGACAACGGGCCGTTCGGACCGCGGAAAAACTCATGA
- a CDS encoding MBL fold metallo-hydrolase: MTDTELLRLELRLLPLPLGPAGFETFLSCWVVTGEPTTLVDCGAPSTAGALIAQLEGLGLTPEYLLLTHIHMDHAGGAGELARRWPRLKVVAHEKALAHLAAPEKLTEDTRAALGSELANAYGPMTPVRPGQLFGPEMLPPGWEALPTPGHAFHHLSFFCDLPEGERACFGGEALGTLGHPSWFIDSAPLPWLRPATPPKQKPSVTAASIGSVKNARWSLYCAAHFAASRDRRLPDRALAQLRLWGAFADQAVREGWDDDETVDRLLAADGELGTWGDLKPDVQGRERFFMRNSIRGLKEFIKGQGNNPTVRPVGSWRRGNDA, encoded by the coding sequence ATGACCGACACCGAACTTCTGCGCCTCGAACTGCGGCTGCTGCCTCTGCCTCTGGGGCCGGCGGGCTTTGAGACGTTTCTCTCCTGCTGGGTCGTCACGGGGGAACCGACAACTCTCGTGGACTGCGGCGCTCCCAGCACAGCCGGCGCGTTGATTGCCCAGCTGGAAGGGCTGGGCCTGACGCCTGAGTATTTGCTGCTCACCCACATTCACATGGACCACGCCGGCGGCGCGGGGGAACTGGCCCGCCGCTGGCCTCGCCTCAAGGTAGTCGCCCATGAAAAGGCCCTCGCCCACTTAGCCGCCCCGGAGAAGCTGACTGAGGACACCCGCGCGGCGCTGGGGTCGGAGCTGGCCAACGCTTATGGACCGATGACGCCCGTCCGGCCGGGCCAGCTTTTCGGCCCGGAGATGTTGCCGCCGGGCTGGGAAGCCTTGCCGACGCCGGGACACGCGTTTCATCACCTGTCGTTTTTCTGCGACCTGCCGGAGGGCGAGCGGGCGTGTTTTGGCGGCGAAGCGCTCGGGACGCTGGGGCACCCGTCGTGGTTTATCGACTCGGCGCCACTTCCTTGGCTGAGGCCGGCCACCCCGCCGAAACAAAAGCCTTCGGTCACTGCCGCGTCGATCGGCTCGGTAAAAAACGCCCGCTGGTCCCTGTACTGCGCCGCCCACTTCGCCGCGTCGCGGGACAGGCGGCTGCCCGACCGGGCGTTGGCCCAACTCCGCCTGTGGGGCGCTTTCGCCGATCAGGCCGTTCGGGAAGGCTGGGACGACGATGAGACGGTCGACCGGCTGTTAGCCGCCGACGGCGAGCTGGGCACATGGGGCGACCTGAAGCCGGACGTCCAAGGCAGGGAGCGCTTTTTCATGCGCAACAGCATCAGAGGCCTGAAAGAGTTCATCAAAGGACAGGGGAACAACCCGACGGTTCGTCCCGTCGGATCTTGGAGGAGGGGAAACGATGCTTAA
- a CDS encoding SEL1-like repeat protein codes for MKKRAALVCAALVASAWAAWADAGPEGADRKGSDPASQYRLAEAYFKGDGVKKDTAKAAELYLQAADAGYPRA; via the coding sequence GTGAAGAAAAGGGCGGCATTAGTCTGTGCGGCGCTCGTCGCGTCTGCTTGGGCTGCTTGGGCAGATGCCGGTCCTGAAGGGGCCGACAGAAAGGGGAGCGATCCGGCGAGCCAGTATCGGCTGGCCGAGGCATATTTTAAAGGCGACGGGGTCAAAAAAGACACGGCCAAAGCGGCAGAGCTGTATTTACAGGCAGCAGACGCCGGATATCCCCGCGCCTAG
- a CDS encoding ADP-ribosylglycohydrolase family protein — protein sequence MIGPIIGDFCGSPYEGRPAPKNLTQLLSPACRWSDDTVLSVATAEALLDGRTDAAGFAEYYMSWGNRYPLAGYGPGFAGWLAVGDPTQRRASWGNGSGMRAGPIGWVASSLSECLALANESASVTHGHPDGIRGAQAVAGGVFLARHGQSDGEIKRWFTDTFGWAVPEWDISLANRGWDASCAGTLPLAFSAFFGAASFEDALLRACRFGGDADTIDAMAGALAEARFPVPSSLALPVLASLPKDMTAVVERFELRWPAVQARKDV from the coding sequence ATGATTGGGCCAATCATCGGCGACTTTTGCGGCTCGCCCTACGAGGGGCGGCCGGCACCGAAAAACTTAACTCAACTTCTGTCGCCGGCCTGCCGCTGGTCCGACGATACGGTTCTGTCGGTTGCCACGGCAGAAGCCCTGCTCGACGGACGGACAGACGCGGCCGGCTTTGCCGAGTACTATATGAGCTGGGGAAATCGTTATCCGCTGGCTGGGTACGGCCCGGGTTTCGCTGGCTGGCTGGCGGTCGGAGATCCGACGCAACGGCGCGCCAGTTGGGGGAACGGGAGCGGGATGCGCGCTGGGCCGATCGGCTGGGTGGCGTCTTCCCTCTCCGAGTGCTTAGCCCTCGCCAACGAGTCCGCCTCGGTCACTCACGGCCACCCGGACGGGATTCGAGGCGCTCAGGCTGTAGCCGGCGGCGTTTTTCTCGCCCGACACGGCCAAAGCGACGGGGAAATAAAGCGCTGGTTCACCGATACGTTCGGCTGGGCCGTTCCCGAGTGGGATATTTCTCTGGCCAACCGGGGCTGGGACGCGTCCTGCGCCGGCACCCTGCCGCTGGCGTTTTCCGCCTTTTTCGGCGCAGCGAGCTTTGAGGACGCGCTGCTTCGAGCCTGCCGTTTTGGCGGCGACGCGGACACGATCGACGCGATGGCCGGGGCTCTGGCCGAGGCCCGCTTTCCCGTTCCGTCTTCTTTGGCCCTTCCGGTCCTAGCTTCTCTTCCAAAGGATATGACCGCCGTTGTGGAGCGGTTTGAATTGCGCTGGCCTGCCGTGCAGGCAAGAAAGGACGTTTAA
- a CDS encoding tetratricopeptide repeat protein, giving the protein MPDWFKGKENDSASQYRLAQAYDEGKDGVAEDKAQAAKWFTKSAEGGYTNAQFSLARMYHTGNGVPVDLAKAVKWYTKAAQAGDEVAQNNLAVMYDTGEGVPIDKTKAFEWYTKAAQAGYAPAQHNLALMHYSSRSSAADQAKAIEWCTKAAEAGETEAQYNLALTYVSGEGVPQDVVKAAEWFTKAAESGHADAQLNLALLNWNGVGVERDKVRAYYWACRADLAGADKAVGLRSEIVGSLDKETKRAQEERARAHDAKVRRK; this is encoded by the coding sequence TTGCCCGACTGGTTTAAGGGAAAAGAAAACGATTCCGCGAGCCAGTACCGGTTGGCTCAAGCGTATGACGAAGGCAAAGATGGGGTCGCTGAAGACAAGGCCCAAGCGGCCAAATGGTTCACCAAATCTGCCGAAGGCGGTTATACTAACGCCCAGTTCAGCCTCGCCCGCATGTACCATACCGGCAACGGCGTGCCGGTGGACTTGGCTAAAGCGGTCAAGTGGTACACGAAAGCGGCCCAAGCTGGCGACGAGGTCGCGCAGAACAACCTCGCGGTCATGTACGACACCGGCGAAGGGGTTCCGATCGACAAGACAAAGGCGTTCGAGTGGTACACCAAAGCGGCCCAAGCCGGCTACGCCCCGGCGCAGCATAATCTTGCGCTCATGCACTACAGCAGCCGAAGTTCAGCGGCCGATCAGGCGAAAGCAATCGAGTGGTGCACAAAGGCCGCCGAAGCCGGCGAGACCGAAGCCCAGTACAATCTCGCTCTCACGTACGTCTCCGGCGAGGGAGTCCCCCAAGACGTTGTCAAGGCGGCCGAATGGTTCACGAAAGCTGCTGAAAGCGGTCACGCGGACGCTCAGTTGAATTTAGCGCTGCTGAATTGGAACGGCGTCGGCGTGGAACGCGACAAAGTAAGAGCGTACTACTGGGCCTGCCGGGCGGACCTCGCCGGAGCGGACAAGGCGGTCGGACTGAGAAGCGAAATTGTGGGAAGCTTAGATAAAGAAACGAAACGGGCGCAGGAAGAGCGAGCGCGGGCCCATGACGCTAAAGTGCGGCGGAAATAG
- a CDS encoding tetratricopeptide repeat protein — protein MRRFLSVACAWFVLSCNAFGAEPAWFAGHETDPAAQGRLGWAYMIGDGVEKDQQKGLTWLNRASAAGDPEAQFMLGCCYHFGMAVPIDRAKAQELYRSAAGSGHAGAAFNLGNMYYFGDGVAENRAEAVKWFEEAASRGHARAMFSLALCCASGDGVAPDKAKAAEWYAKAAEAGDPRAQFHLGSAYETGDGVPRDRVKALSWYKAAAEGGDPRAQETLARLFVEAQDGTADPQQAYYWACRCLLNGVKDSERTMEKIRRENGIAPSDAKRLEANAAADTAALLQKKRSQPMK, from the coding sequence GTGAGACGTTTTTTGTCAGTGGCTTGTGCGTGGTTCGTTCTGTCCTGTAATGCCTTCGGCGCGGAACCGGCGTGGTTTGCCGGTCACGAGACCGACCCGGCGGCTCAGGGGCGTCTCGGCTGGGCCTATATGATCGGCGACGGCGTGGAGAAGGACCAGCAGAAAGGGCTGACGTGGCTGAACCGGGCTTCGGCTGCCGGAGACCCGGAGGCTCAGTTCATGCTGGGGTGTTGTTATCATTTCGGCATGGCCGTGCCGATTGACCGCGCGAAGGCGCAGGAGCTGTACCGTTCGGCCGCCGGCAGCGGACACGCCGGCGCGGCGTTCAACTTGGGCAACATGTACTATTTCGGCGACGGGGTGGCGGAAAACCGCGCTGAGGCGGTCAAGTGGTTTGAGGAGGCCGCGTCCCGCGGCCATGCCCGGGCGATGTTCAGCTTGGCGCTGTGCTGCGCGTCCGGCGACGGCGTGGCGCCGGACAAGGCGAAGGCCGCCGAGTGGTACGCCAAAGCGGCGGAAGCCGGCGATCCCAGAGCGCAGTTTCACCTCGGCTCGGCCTATGAGACCGGCGACGGAGTTCCCCGCGACCGGGTGAAGGCGCTGAGCTGGTATAAAGCGGCCGCCGAGGGCGGCGACCCTCGGGCGCAGGAGACGCTGGCCCGGCTTTTTGTGGAAGCGCAGGACGGGACGGCTGATCCGCAGCAGGCGTATTATTGGGCCTGTCGGTGCCTTTTGAACGGGGTAAAAGACTCCGAGCGGACGATGGAAAAAATACGGCGGGAAAACGGAATAGCCCCGTCAGACGCGAAGCGGCTGGAGGCGAACGCCGCAGCCGATACGGCGGCACTCCTTCAGAAAAAAAGAAGCCAGCCGATGAAATAA
- a CDS encoding CRISPR-associated helicase/endonuclease Cas3 encodes MKAIAHTRREEDHLIEQTVEEHVRGTAALAESFANQWGDGFWGRLAGMYHDLGKSTCQWQEYLRVQDYDESASSESSEDEDKDDDKKKNPIHKVSHSEAGAAAVLEGFWDNWDEPNVSGPLTGLAYAIAGHHAGLADWRTGGRGALINRLATKNGDLDVSRLLNPLRQALGTGARQVDYPAELTRLDSVALNLNEEIRQWLEKWFADDGSEDVPREYLNLWVRMLYSALVDADSLDTERFCRPDQAAQRSRQFDMQDLKHRFDSYMDEKERLAEKSPVNEVRSKVLGWCRQAGHCEPGFFQLTVPTGGGKTLASLAFALEHCLTNGRRRIIYAIPYVSIIEQTADVLRGIFGDTGAVLEHHSNILPERETLQNKLAAENWDAPIVVTTNVQLFESLLSDRRVLCRKIHNISRSVIILDEAQMLPLQHMRGVLSVLKGLVKHFGVTVLLCTATQPALTRTFSDGQNVSFPGLPEPRQIVPAGADLYQKLLRAEWVRDYNPTQPRTWDELADDLLKHQRVLAVVNRRGDCRELYEVIKSRSGENLFHLSADMCPQHRSDRIGEIKALLKDESRTVRVISTQLIEAGVDIDFPVVFRALCGLDSAVQAAGRANREGQLNKLGKLGQLYLFSPMKPSPVGLLLKGEQTFKAMLGQKTEFDLFCPSVIKEYFNRLYRDVGTFDQSKYYELLVENAECFEFQFRTFGRDFHMIDDEGRQSVFVAYGAGAELIGELKRNGANPQLLRALQRYSVSIPESKLKELRYSGAVDETDEGYFVQSEAFVYDLETGAIGQPSVGFFIR; translated from the coding sequence TTGAAAGCAATCGCTCACACTCGACGCGAGGAAGACCATCTTATCGAACAGACAGTAGAAGAGCACGTTCGCGGCACTGCCGCGCTGGCGGAGTCTTTTGCTAATCAATGGGGAGATGGTTTTTGGGGGCGGCTCGCTGGGATGTACCATGATTTAGGTAAAAGTACGTGTCAGTGGCAAGAATACTTGCGCGTTCAAGACTATGACGAGAGCGCTTCCTCAGAAAGTTCCGAAGATGAAGACAAGGACGACGACAAGAAGAAAAATCCTATTCATAAAGTATCACACAGCGAAGCCGGAGCGGCCGCCGTACTGGAAGGCTTTTGGGACAACTGGGACGAGCCGAACGTTTCAGGACCTTTGACTGGGTTGGCCTACGCCATTGCCGGCCATCACGCTGGGCTGGCTGATTGGCGCACGGGCGGCCGCGGGGCGCTCATCAACCGGCTGGCGACGAAAAACGGCGATCTGGACGTCAGCCGCCTTCTGAATCCCCTTCGGCAGGCGCTCGGGACAGGTGCGCGGCAGGTGGACTACCCGGCCGAGCTGACGCGTCTCGATTCAGTAGCGTTGAACTTGAATGAGGAAATCCGCCAGTGGCTTGAAAAATGGTTTGCCGATGACGGTTCGGAGGATGTCCCGAGAGAATATCTCAATCTATGGGTTCGAATGCTTTACTCGGCTCTGGTTGACGCGGACTCGCTAGACACCGAACGATTCTGCCGCCCCGACCAGGCCGCACAACGGTCCCGCCAGTTCGACATGCAGGACCTGAAGCACCGGTTCGACTCTTATATGGACGAAAAGGAACGGCTGGCGGAAAAAAGCCCGGTCAACGAAGTCAGATCGAAGGTACTCGGCTGGTGCCGACAGGCCGGTCACTGCGAGCCCGGCTTCTTTCAGCTGACCGTGCCGACCGGCGGCGGAAAAACGCTTGCGTCTCTGGCTTTTGCTTTGGAACACTGCTTGACAAATGGTAGGCGCCGAATCATCTATGCAATACCATATGTTTCGATAATCGAACAAACAGCGGACGTGCTGCGCGGCATCTTCGGTGACACTGGGGCAGTTCTGGAGCACCACTCCAATATCCTGCCGGAGCGCGAAACGCTTCAGAACAAACTAGCGGCTGAAAACTGGGATGCGCCGATTGTGGTCACCACAAACGTTCAGCTTTTCGAGTCCCTGCTGTCCGACCGTCGAGTGCTCTGCCGAAAGATACATAATATTTCCCGCAGCGTCATCATTCTCGACGAGGCCCAGATGCTCCCGCTGCAGCATATGCGCGGCGTGCTGTCCGTCCTGAAAGGACTGGTTAAGCATTTCGGCGTGACCGTCCTTCTGTGCACCGCAACCCAACCGGCTTTAACGCGGACTTTTAGCGACGGTCAGAACGTTTCGTTTCCCGGTCTGCCGGAGCCTCGCCAAATTGTTCCGGCGGGCGCGGACCTTTATCAAAAGCTGTTGCGGGCCGAATGGGTACGGGATTACAACCCGACCCAGCCGCGAACGTGGGACGAGCTGGCCGACGACTTGCTGAAACACCAGCGAGTCCTCGCCGTCGTCAACCGGCGGGGCGACTGTCGGGAGCTGTACGAAGTGATAAAAAGCCGCTCCGGCGAGAATTTATTCCACCTGTCGGCGGACATGTGCCCTCAGCACCGGAGCGATCGAATCGGCGAGATAAAAGCACTCCTGAAAGACGAGAGCAGGACCGTTCGCGTGATCAGCACCCAGCTCATTGAAGCGGGAGTCGATATCGATTTTCCGGTGGTCTTTCGGGCGCTCTGCGGGCTTGACTCGGCGGTTCAGGCCGCTGGCCGGGCGAACCGGGAAGGGCAACTGAACAAGCTGGGCAAATTGGGGCAGCTGTACCTTTTCTCGCCGATGAAGCCGTCTCCCGTGGGACTGCTGCTCAAAGGCGAGCAGACCTTCAAGGCCATGCTGGGCCAAAAGACGGAGTTTGATTTGTTTTGCCCGTCAGTCATAAAGGAATACTTCAACAGGCTGTATCGGGACGTCGGGACGTTTGACCAGTCAAAATACTACGAACTGCTTGTGGAAAACGCTGAGTGTTTTGAATTTCAGTTCCGCACGTTTGGAAGAGATTTTCACATGATTGACGACGAAGGACGTCAGAGCGTTTTTGTGGCCTACGGGGCCGGAGCAGAACTGATTGGGGAGCTCAAACGCAATGGGGCGAATCCCCAGCTGCTGCGGGCGCTTCAGCGGTATTCGGTGAGCATTCCGGAAAGCAAACTGAAAGAACTCCGGTATTCTGGAGCTGTTGACGAGACGGATGAAGGATATTTTGTCCAGTCCGAGGCGTTCGTGTACGACTTGGAAACCGGAGCCATCGGCCAACCGTCAGTAGGATTTTTTATCCGATAA
- a CDS encoding sel1 repeat family protein: MCVKSAEGNDSDAQIHLSVMYYSGDGVPQDMTRTYYWACRALLAGNKKADNLKKRAEERLEAETVGVLASQAQEDHRLAQAQTR; the protein is encoded by the coding sequence CTGTGCGTCAAATCGGCAGAAGGCAACGACTCGGACGCGCAGATTCACCTGTCAGTCATGTATTATTCGGGCGACGGAGTTCCGCAGGACATGACGAGAACGTACTACTGGGCCTGCCGCGCTCTCTTGGCCGGGAATAAAAAAGCGGACAATCTCAAAAAACGGGCGGAAGAAAGATTGGAGGCCGAAACAGTTGGCGTTCTGGCGTCCCAAGCCCAGGAGGACCACCGTCTCGCTCAAGCGCAAACAAGATAA
- a CDS encoding SEL1-like repeat protein, protein MKKIAAVVCSLLVAVSGVAWAADVPDWFKGKENDPESQFLLGLAYYSGEDGVTEDKAKAIEWFTKAAEAGQSDAQYGLALMYDEGDGVPEDNAKAIEWYTKAALAGNTDAQFNLALMYDEGDGVPEDNAKAIEWYTKAALAGNTDAQFNLALMYDEGEGVPVDKAKAVQWYTKAAENGNVGAQYNLALMYDEGEGVPQDKAKVIEWYTKAAEAGNGKAQFNLALMYDEGEGVPQDKAKAIEWYTKAAEAGNGKAQFNLAVMYDDGEGVPEDKAQAVKWYTAAAESGLFSAQYNLAIMHKNGEGTDKDLAKAYYWACRAVLASRDDGEKNGKAEELKKDLAKDLDAEKASEQEEQAAADHDKAQEK, encoded by the coding sequence ATGAAAAAAATAGCTGCAGTCGTTTGTTCCTTGTTGGTGGCAGTTTCCGGGGTGGCGTGGGCAGCGGATGTCCCCGACTGGTTCAAGGGCAAAGAAAATGACCCGGAAAGTCAGTTCTTGCTTGGGCTGGCGTATTATAGCGGCGAAGACGGCGTGACCGAAGACAAAGCCAAAGCGATCGAATGGTTCACGAAAGCGGCCGAAGCCGGCCAATCTGACGCTCAGTACGGCCTCGCGTTGATGTACGACGAAGGCGACGGCGTGCCGGAGGACAACGCGAAGGCGATCGAGTGGTACACCAAAGCGGCATTGGCCGGCAATACTGACGCTCAGTTCAACCTCGCGTTGATGTACGACGAAGGCGACGGCGTGCCGGAGGACAACGCGAAGGCGATCGAGTGGTACACCAAAGCGGCATTAGCCGGCAATACTGACGCTCAGTTCAACCTCGCGCTGATGTACGACGAAGGCGAGGGCGTGCCGGTCGACAAGGCTAAAGCGGTTCAGTGGTACACGAAAGCGGCCGAAAACGGCAACGTTGGGGCCCAATACAACCTTGCGCTGATGTACGACGAAGGCGAGGGCGTGCCGCAGGACAAGGCAAAGGTGATCGAATGGTATACCAAAGCGGCTGAGGCAGGGAACGGAAAAGCGCAGTTCAACCTTGCGCTGATGTACGACGAAGGAGAGGGCGTGCCGCAGGACAAGGCAAAGGCGATCGAATGGTATACCAAAGCGGCTGAGGCAGGGAACGGAAAAGCGCAGTTCAACCTTGCGGTGATGTACGACGACGGCGAGGGCGTGCCGGAGGATAAGGCCCAAGCGGTTAAGTGGTACACCGCAGCGGCCGAAAGCGGGCTCTTTTCGGCTCAGTATAACTTGGCGATCATGCACAAAAACGGCGAGGGAACGGACAAAGACCTCGCCAAAGCGTACTACTGGGCTTGCCGGGCCGTGTTGGCGAGCAGAGATGACGGCGAAAAGAACGGCAAGGCGGAGGAACTCAAAAAGGACTTAGCGAAAGACTTGGACGCTGAAAAGGCCAGCGAGCAGGAAGAGCAGGCCGCGGCAGATCACGATAAAGCACAGGAGAAGTAG
- a CDS encoding amidohydrolase produces the protein MLKLIYNVTVEPVDRPTIKDGMVLVRDGKILSVGQNVSAPEGTERIDGHGGILTPGLVDAHTHIGSCPEGMHYSMTDENEMTSPVTPQVRIIDSVYPFDRAFVEARSGGVTTVQTLPGSGNVIGGRGAVLKTVGTVVDQMAVKAESCMKAALGENPIGVYKERHAIPSTRMGNAAVMRTALQDAKNYMDGKKRNAAKEESDRDAWEVKLDMEELALVLERRINFSVHAHRADDICTAVRIAKEFDLKLTIEHCTEGHMIAPYLAACGVKAACGPALSTRTKPELDNQTWRNMSVLRDAGVHFCIITDHPVIPLYSLILNASLAANAGLTKAEALRAVTLSGAEHLDLQDRLGSITEGKDADLVLWNGDPLDSLSSVDFTMIGGEICYRRGDTNR, from the coding sequence ATGCTTAAACTGATTTATAACGTCACAGTGGAACCGGTGGACAGGCCGACGATCAAGGACGGCATGGTGCTCGTCCGGGACGGGAAAATTTTAAGCGTGGGGCAAAACGTCTCAGCGCCGGAAGGAACGGAGCGAATCGACGGTCACGGCGGCATACTCACGCCCGGGCTGGTCGACGCCCACACTCACATTGGCTCCTGCCCGGAGGGAATGCACTACTCGATGACTGACGAGAACGAGATGACGTCGCCGGTCACACCGCAGGTCCGCATTATTGACTCGGTCTACCCGTTCGACCGGGCGTTCGTCGAGGCCCGCAGCGGCGGCGTGACCACCGTGCAGACTCTGCCGGGCAGCGGCAACGTCATCGGCGGCCGCGGCGCGGTGCTCAAGACGGTCGGCACGGTCGTCGACCAGATGGCCGTCAAGGCTGAAAGCTGCATGAAAGCCGCCTTGGGCGAAAACCCGATCGGCGTGTACAAAGAGCGTCACGCCATACCCAGCACCCGCATGGGGAACGCGGCGGTCATGAGAACAGCCCTTCAAGACGCCAAAAACTACATGGACGGCAAAAAGCGCAACGCCGCCAAGGAAGAGAGCGACCGGGACGCTTGGGAAGTCAAGCTGGACATGGAAGAGCTGGCGCTCGTCCTCGAGCGGCGGATTAATTTCTCCGTCCACGCTCACCGGGCCGACGACATCTGCACCGCGGTGCGGATTGCCAAAGAGTTCGACCTGAAGCTGACGATCGAGCACTGCACCGAGGGCCACATGATCGCGCCCTACTTGGCCGCCTGCGGCGTGAAGGCCGCCTGCGGTCCGGCGCTCAGCACCCGAACCAAGCCGGAGCTGGACAACCAGACGTGGAGGAACATGTCGGTCCTTCGGGACGCGGGCGTGCACTTCTGCATTATCACCGACCACCCGGTGATTCCACTCTACTCGCTGATCCTTAACGCGTCGCTGGCCGCCAACGCCGGGCTCACCAAGGCGGAAGCCCTCCGAGCCGTCACTCTTTCGGGCGCCGAGCACTTGGATTTACAAGATCGACTCGGCTCCATCACCGAAGGCAAGGACGCCGACCTCGTCCTGTGGAACGGCGACCCGCTGGACAGCCTGTCTTCCGTTGACTTCACCATGATCGGCGGCGAAATCTGCTACCGCCGAGGCGACACGAACCGATAG
- a CDS encoding dipeptidase — protein MTSSLDRARSLHREFLVADAHFDLLALLAIERLEKGRSHVLRDDFLPEFRAGGVDLIVSSIFVENRYIPEMALRHALDQIACFHEELDECGGSVALCRSTDEIRRARAAGQVAVLLSFEGVDPLGTDLNLLRVFYELGVRGVGLVWSRRNAAADGAFFAPRPEGKKGGLTDWGVQLVKETQRLGMYLDVSHLNDEGFDDLAALGVPFLASHSNCRALTFTMRNLTDAQMTRLASAGGVMGTNCSSGFVIPSPDRLRRPTDPDWRNATPHELALHARHVKELIGSEHLCFGFDFCDRFAPAGQGHDALGGHTATPEFTVCLIDEGFTDGELQGVLGENLMSFLARTIG, from the coding sequence TTGACTTCTTCTCTCGACCGAGCCCGGTCGCTTCACCGGGAGTTTCTTGTGGCTGACGCTCATTTTGACCTGCTCGCCCTGTTGGCGATAGAACGGCTCGAGAAAGGCCGCTCTCACGTCCTACGGGACGATTTTCTGCCGGAGTTCCGTGCCGGCGGCGTCGACCTGATTGTGTCGTCGATTTTCGTCGAAAACCGTTACATTCCCGAGATGGCTCTGCGTCACGCCTTAGATCAGATCGCCTGCTTTCACGAGGAGCTAGACGAGTGCGGCGGCTCGGTCGCGCTGTGCCGTTCGACCGATGAGATTCGCCGGGCCCGTGCGGCCGGCCAGGTCGCTGTCCTGCTGTCCTTTGAAGGGGTCGACCCGCTGGGAACGGATTTGAACCTGCTCCGGGTCTTTTACGAGCTGGGCGTCCGCGGCGTCGGGCTGGTGTGGAGCCGCCGCAACGCCGCCGCCGACGGGGCGTTTTTCGCTCCCCGTCCGGAAGGAAAAAAGGGCGGCCTGACCGATTGGGGCGTTCAGCTGGTGAAGGAAACTCAGCGTCTGGGCATGTACTTGGACGTCAGCCACCTGAACGACGAAGGCTTCGACGATTTGGCCGCCTTGGGCGTTCCGTTCCTCGCGTCCCACTCCAACTGCCGGGCCCTGACGTTTACCATGCGCAACCTGACGGACGCGCAGATGACCCGTCTGGCGTCGGCAGGCGGCGTGATGGGGACAAACTGCTCTTCAGGCTTTGTCATTCCGTCGCCGGATCGGCTCCGCCGGCCGACAGATCCGGACTGGCGAAACGCGACGCCGCACGAGCTGGCGCTCCACGCCAGACACGTGAAGGAGCTGATCGGCTCGGAGCACCTGTGCTTTGGCTTCGACTTCTGCGACCGGTTCGCCCCCGCTGGTCAGGGACATGACGCGCTGGGCGGCCACACGGCGACGCCTGAGTTCACCGTCTGTCTCATCGACGAAGGCTTCACCGACGGCGAGCTTCAAGGCGTCCTCGGGGAGAACCTGATGTCCTTCTTGGCCCGAACCATCGGCTAG